Within Synergistaceae bacterium, the genomic segment CGTCAATCCTGAATTAATGTCGTTTATCTTTGCAGGACTCACAAAGGACACACCCGCAGAAGGCGCAATCTTATCGGTTATAATGCTGCCCATAACTTTGCGCTGTAATTCTTGCGGCAGAATAGGAATCCGTGAAGAAAAAAATTTTACTTGTCCCACTTGCGGAAGTGAGAATATCAAAATATTATCAGGCTTTGAGCTTGGTATTGAAGCAATCGAGGTAGAAAGCAACTTTTATAATCATGAATGACAACGGAAAGAAAATATTATCTCAATTATCAGAACGCCAGCAGCAGGCAGTAAAATACATTGATGGGCCTTTGCTTGTGTTAGCAGGTGCAGGGAGCGGGAAGACTCGAGTCCTTACTCATAAAATAGCATGGCTAGTAGCTGAAAATATCACCGAACCCGATAAAATTTTAGCTGTAACTTTCACGAATAAAGCCGCCGGAGAAATGAAATCACGTATAGACTCGCTTTTACCGGGAGTCAAAATCAACGCGGGGACTTTTCACGGATTCGGAGTAAAATTTTTATTCAGACACAGGGCAGCAGCTGCAGAAATTGCCGGGCTTGCTAATAATTTTTCAGTTTTTGACAGAAATGACTCGCGCTCACTTTTACAGCAATTAATAAAAGAATTGAAGTTCCCGGAGGGAGAATTAACACCGGCTCAAGCAATGGACTCTATAGCACGCGATTATATGATGTGGGCCGAATCAGTTCACGAGTCAGAACTTGACGAGAATACATACAAACTCGCTCATGCCTATAGAAATAGACTCAGGGAACTTAACGCAGTAG encodes:
- a CDS encoding hydrogenase maturation nickel metallochaperone HypA, whose product is MYEHSLTNSLKNVVLSLCNQTGWRKVTRVIAKVGGLRSVNPELMSFIFAGLTKDTPAEGAILSVIMLPITLRCNSCGRIGIREEKNFTCPTCGSENIKILSGFELGIEAIEVESNFYNHE